The DNA window AGCTCGGCGGCGGGCTGACGCGGGCGGCGCTCGACGAGCTGTCGAAGCTCGCAGAGGAGCAAGGGGCGCGCACGCCGACGAGCGTGTGGATGGAGATCTTCGACGCAGCGCGGTCGGTGCCCGACGTGCAGCGGCGCGCGGCAGAGCGCCTGTCGGAACTCCGGCCGGGGGCGCGGGACGCTTCTTACGTGCGCACGTTCAGTTCGGTGGACGGCGCTGCGCTCGAGAAGGCCGCCGCCGCCGTGCTGGCAGAGCAGACGAGCGCGGAGGACGTGATCCGGCTCGGCCGTGCGCTCTACAACGCCGGTCGTTACGCCTGGGCACGCGAGGTGCTGTTCTGGGCGACGTACGTGGCACCGAACCGGCCCGAGGCCTTCCAGGGGCTCTCGGAGGCGCGGAACGCGGCGAGGGCGATGGGGCTCGGCGGCGATCCGGCCATCGAGGGGGAGCGGGCGCTGGAGGCGCTGACGCGGGCGCGCGACCTGACGCCATCGGACCCGACGTTCAAGGCGCAGCTCTCGTTCCGGCTGGGCAAGGACACCGCCGACGCGCCAGGGCGACAGCACATGCCCGACGAGCAGTACCTCACCGCGCCGAGCGTCTTCTTGCAGCGAGGCAAGGCGAGCCCGGCGAAGAAGGGCGAGGTCTTCGACCGGCAGCTGCACTGGACGCGGGTGGTGACGTACCACCCCGACAAGCGGGTCTCGCAGCTCATGCAGTACGCGCGCGAGATCGTCATCGAGCCGCGCACGGAGCAGGATCTCTACGAGATGGGGATCCCGGCAGAGGGGGCGCAGACGGAGCTGCTCTTCGCGCGGGTCCACCGGAAGGACGGCTCGGTCGCCGAGCCCGCCGAGCAGAGCGCTGGAGGCGCACAGCCCTCGATCCGCTGGGCTGCGCTCGAGGCGGGCGACGTGGTCGAGGTCGCGGTGCGTTCGTGGACGGCGGGGCCGGTGGGGCGGCGGGGCGACGCGCCCTTCTACTTCATCGACTACGTCGGCTCGACGGACACGCACCCCATCCTCTTCAACGAGGTGGTGATCGACAGTCCGAAGGCGACGCCGCTCGCGGTGGATGTGCTGAACGGCAAGGCCGATCGGGTGGTGACGAGCGAGAAGGACGGCAGGTCGATCACCCGGTTCATCTGGGATGATCCGCCGGAGGTCCCCGAGGAGCCCTTCGCACCGCAGATGTCGGAGGTGCTCCCCGTGGTGGTCGGCTCGACGTTCCACGGGTGGAACGATTTCCGGGAGTGGTACCGGGCCGCGGTGCAGGGGTTCACCGAGCCCGACGAGCAGGTGCGGAGGCTCGCCGAGGAGCTGACGCAGGGGAAGAAGACGCAGGAGGAGAAGCTCCGGGCACTCTTCAACTTCGTGGCCGACGACATCCGGTACGTGAACTTCGTCTCCGGGGAGTGGTGGCTGCCGAACCGGCCGCAGCAGCTGCTCGCGCGGCGGCAAGGCGACTGCGACGACAAGGCGATGCTGCTGATCACCTTGCTCAAGTCGATCGGCATCGAGGCCACCGAGGTGCTGGTCCAGACGCGGTACACGTCGATGCCGTCGGTGCTGCGCAGCGAGAAGGTGGCCATCCCCGTCTTCGACCACGGGATCGCCTACCTGCCCGGCAAGGACGGCAAGCCCGGGCTGTGGCTGGACGCGACGAGCCCGCAGAGCCGCCTCGGGCCGCTGCCGTCGATGGACGCGCGGACGCTCGCGCTGTTCGTGACCGAGGGGCCCGCGAAGATCGTCGAGACGCCGGCGAGTTCTCCAGCCGATCACGGGGTGGAGGCCGACTGGACGATCCGGCTGTCGCCGACGGGCGCCGGAGACCTGATCGCGAAGGAGCGGCACCTGGGTGACGCGGCGTTCGAGCTGCGCTCCTACCTCGCCGAGCCGGACGCGCGGGCGCAATGGGTCGAGCAGTTCCTGGCGGCGGGATGGTTCCCGACGGTGGACGTGAAGCCCAAGATCGACTTCGAGGGGGAGCTACCGAACGGGGTCGCGACGCTGGGGTACGAGGCGCACTCCGAGGGGCTGGCGCGGCTCGAAGGCGATGAGCTGGCGGTGCCGATCGCGGGGACGATGACGATGACGTCGGCGTTCGCGCCGCTGCCGAAGCGCAAGCTGCCGGTGGTGCTGCCGCCGAACCTGTCGCCAGCGCACCGGACGTGGACGATGACCATCGTGGCGCCGCCTGGCTACCGCTTCGCGGAGTTGCCGCCTGCGGGCGAGGAGGACGGCGGCGAATTCGGGCGCGCGTCGCTGTCGTTCGCCAAGGGAGCGGGGCCGAACGCGGTGGTGGTCAAGCGGAGCTTCGTGCTCGATCGGTCGACGATCCCGGTGGCGAAGTACCCGGCCTGGCGCGCGTGGCTCCAGCGGGTGGATGGGCTGATGCACCGGATGGTGCGCCTGACCCCCGAGCGCGGTGCGGCGCCCCCGGCAGGGAAGCCGGCGAGCACGAGTCAGCGGTCAGTGCGATGAAGGTGTCGCCGTCGCGGCAGCGCGGCGGCGGCCGAGGGGGGGCACCGGCGAGCGCGAGAGGCTGTGCGCTGTACGTGACGTCACGCGGCGTTGCGCGGCGTCGCGCACAGCGCGGCCTCGACGAAGCTGGGGTCACTCCGGATCGCAGACGCCGTCGCAGAAATGTTCGATGCGCCCGTCGGGCTGGAAGAAGGCGTCGAGCTGCTGCTTGATGCGGGGGTTCCGCCGCACGCCCTCGTGGACGTCGTTCTTCTCTTCGGCGGTGGGCACGCGGGCGTCGATCCCAGGCTCATTCTCCAGCTTGAAGTCGACGAGGACGAGCGCGTCGTCCGCAGGCGCGGTGGTGGTCGCGAGCCCGTACACGGCGCGAGGCGAAGGGTCGAGGAGGGGGACGCCCAGCGCGCGCGCGTTGAGGTGGCTGGCCAGGTTGTTCACCGAGTGATCGCCGATGCCGACCTGCAAGAGGAGGCGTCGACCGGCGGGGCTGTTCGGGTAGGGATCCTGCAAGACGCGGCCCGAGTAGGTGATGGGGTCGACCCGGTCCCAGGTGTGCTGGCTCAAGGCCATGATCTTCTGGAGGGTGAGCGGCTCGTCGATCACCGTCGAGAGCAGCCCGAGCAGCTCCGTGTAGCTCGCGGAGCGCGACATCATGAGCGAGTACGGTCCGCCACCGACGCTGAGAGCAGCGCGCTCGAGGGTGGGTGAGAGCGAGAGCAGGGTGACCCCGAAGATCGCGCCCTGGCTGATGCCGTAATAGTAGAGCTGCTCCTTGTCGAAGAGCGGCTTGTCGAAGCGCTGAAGCTCCGGCAGATCGGCGAGCCCTCCCTTCACGGCGTAGGACAGCGCGATCATGTTGACCATCGCCTGGTGGAGGCGGTCGACGAACCGGAACATGACGCCCACGTCCGAGAGGATGTCGGCCGCGGTCGCGATGATGTCGGGCTCGCTCATGCCCCACCAGTCGACGGAGGCGGTGACGTAGCGCTGCTCGTTGGTGAAGTCGCGCATGAAGCCGTAGTTGATCTCCTCACGGAGGCCGAAGAAGCCATGGCCGTACTGGAGGATGCGCGCCGGCTCGAAGTTCGCGTCGTCGGGCAAGGCGCTGCGTGGCACCTGGAGGAGGAAGGGCACCT is part of the Chondromyces crocatus genome and encodes:
- a CDS encoding transglutaminase domain-containing protein, whose translation is MAQRSRAIPPTDVRVCSSRCGRRRPLAASLALVVTFAVSAASAQKLPPRPVTPGEPKPAVPATPTATPRPGQAASGKADASKANPAKAQATPQAPATPQAPTARRPVVVSRWVGTTPDEMVNHALLRAGRGSDDALAGMLIAAALDERAAQGRAREGLAKLGQSDGPLADEARWLSLLLTPEPPGQVWPGVRSIAFDAPADANGLVKSWAVLGPFQDNSGDGLGRREGPEAEGASFSDTKAHHSWGVYEVAWRRALPASSTARGVPLDLYVHPRVEACSYLASRVTIPEALDRKPFLVHVGASGAARLIWDGADVVSSEAVHRGLVLDRMAAKIAAPAGDHLLAVKVCSGSVPDDGRVRVRFTDEGRKPLPLSTSSDLSRLKLPPAGAQAAALPAGIAPVRTALEAALETGASPTVDQMLRSAIVRTLGAGDDQRSPRAPGLLDVVTRAKEVSPDTLALVGWISPFGANRSGWLEQARARGLAEKDRTAAAFAQRRLIASHLSAQLTEWAMSALREDPLRTARDLEARLIRAVAKRQLGGGLTRAALDELSKLAEEQGARTPTSVWMEIFDAARSVPDVQRRAAERLSELRPGARDASYVRTFSSVDGAALEKAAAAVLAEQTSAEDVIRLGRALYNAGRYAWAREVLFWATYVAPNRPEAFQGLSEARNAARAMGLGGDPAIEGERALEALTRARDLTPSDPTFKAQLSFRLGKDTADAPGRQHMPDEQYLTAPSVFLQRGKASPAKKGEVFDRQLHWTRVVTYHPDKRVSQLMQYAREIVIEPRTEQDLYEMGIPAEGAQTELLFARVHRKDGSVAEPAEQSAGGAQPSIRWAALEAGDVVEVAVRSWTAGPVGRRGDAPFYFIDYVGSTDTHPILFNEVVIDSPKATPLAVDVLNGKADRVVTSEKDGRSITRFIWDDPPEVPEEPFAPQMSEVLPVVVGSTFHGWNDFREWYRAAVQGFTEPDEQVRRLAEELTQGKKTQEEKLRALFNFVADDIRYVNFVSGEWWLPNRPQQLLARRQGDCDDKAMLLITLLKSIGIEATEVLVQTRYTSMPSVLRSEKVAIPVFDHGIAYLPGKDGKPGLWLDATSPQSRLGPLPSMDARTLALFVTEGPAKIVETPASSPADHGVEADWTIRLSPTGAGDLIAKERHLGDAAFELRSYLAEPDARAQWVEQFLAAGWFPTVDVKPKIDFEGELPNGVATLGYEAHSEGLARLEGDELAVPIAGTMTMTSAFAPLPKRKLPVVLPPNLSPAHRTWTMTIVAPPGYRFAELPPAGEEDGGEFGRASLSFAKGAGPNAVVVKRSFVLDRSTIPVAKYPAWRAWLQRVDGLMHRMVRLTPERGAAPPAGKPASTSQRSVR